Proteins co-encoded in one Melitaea cinxia chromosome 13, ilMelCinx1.1, whole genome shotgun sequence genomic window:
- the LOC123658957 gene encoding kynureninase-like: MNGEFKDGKDFPIFLDNNDPLGHFRRRFYTKKDTIYVCGNSLGLASIDAEEAMLNVIEKWKNEGIKIWNVDDNKYLLYSAYLAKLMAVIIGANPDEIAISDSTTVNIHQGVSTFYKPTSDKYKILVDDKNFPTDRYAIDSQVRLKGYEPKDAVKVVTCNGKFFDEDDFIEAMTPDVALILLPTVYYRSAQILDMKKISDAAKERNIIIGWDLSHAVGAIEIDLKSLDIDFAIWCTYKYLNGGPGSSAGIYINRRHFHMLPGLAGWFGNKSETQFNLLQDFEHREDANGWLIGTPHVLSMAGLEGSLKLLNEAGMKNIRSKSLHITAYLMFLIDSKLTEHGFTIGNPREDEKRGGHVCLEHDEGYRISIALKARGVVPDFRDPNVIRIAPIALYTSYEEVYRLVEILLDIVTNETYKEISQKRDLVV; the protein is encoded by the coding sequence ATGAATGGAGAATTCAAGGATGGAAAAGATTTTCCAATATTCCTGGATAATAACGATCCCCTTGGACATTTCCGTCGAAGATTTTACACGAAGAAAGACACAATTTACGTGTGCGGTAACTCCTTAGGTCTAGCGTCTATAGACGCTGAGGAAGCCATGTTAAACGTCATCGAGAAGTGGAAAAATGAGGGCATAAAGATCTGGAACGTCGATGACAACAAATACCTGCTATATTCGGCGTATCTGGCAAAACTAATGGCGGTTATCATCGGCGCTAATCCCGACGAAATAGCTATTAGCGATTCCACAACGGTGAATATTCATCAAGGTGTAAGCACTTTTTACAAACCAACCTCagataaatacaaaatactcGTCGACGACAAGAATTTCCCAACCGATCGCTACGCTATAGACAGCCAAGTTAGGTTGAAGGGATACGAACCAAAGGATGCTGTTAAAGTCGTCACATGTAACGGCAAATTTTTTGACGAGGATGATTTCATCGAGGCAATGACACCAGATGTTGCTTTGATCCTGTTACCTACAGTATACTACAGATCAGCGCAAATTTTAGACATGAAGAAAATAAGCGACGCCGCCAAGGAAAGGAATATTATTATAGGCTGGGATTTGAGCCACGCAGTGGGGGCTATAGAGATTGATTTGAAATCACTGGACATCGATTTTGCTATCTGGTGcacgtataaatatttaaacggcGGTCCTGGTTCTTCAGCTGGTATTTATATAAACAGGAGACACTTCCACATGCTTCCAGGCCTAGCTGGGTGGTTCGGTAACAAATCCGAGACTCAGTTCAATTTGCTCCAAGATTTCGAGCACAGAGAAGACGCCAACGGTTGGCTGATTGGAACGCCGCATGTTTTATCGATGGCAGGTCTAGAAGGTTCCTTGAAACTACTGAACGAAGCTGGTATGAAGAATATCAGAAGTAAATCACTTCATATAACGGCGTATTTGATGTTTTTGATAGACTCCAAATTGACAGAACATGGTTTCACTATTGGTAATCCAAGGGAAGATGAAAAAAGGGGAGGCCATGTTTGCTTGGAACATGATGAAGGCTACAGGATATCGATAGCTTTGAAAGCTCGAGGTGTGGTTCCAGACTTCAGAGACCCAAATGTTATACGCATCGCACCTATCGCCTTGTATACGAGTTACGAAGAAGTGTACAGACTAGTTGAAATCTTGCTAGACATCGTTACAAACGAAACTTACAAGGAAATTAGTCAGAAAAGGGATTTAGTCGTTTAG
- the LOC123658958 gene encoding probable mitochondrial-processing peptidase subunit alpha-1, mitochondrial: MKTIIPILFNNVNKLSTCNLNGAICWPKPSYGPMETHRSELMNGIKIVAAKTSGALMVACTIMFQAGSRYESPDFLGATHFLRAASTGSGCCYTAFSKLRVLQQRGAYLTCSSDRQSISYTLRSPLPYFGDLKYYLLDTAARCCYHDWEISDRKSLVRGDLARMNPEERVIDLIQKAFWAGPLANSIYCEDERIDDMSGELLNKYVNTYFKSTNCCVASVGIPFEETMMLADKIDTRRERPVLKPHPKSRPRAGFEYYDLGSGSDTWIAVAVPGCGTDDITNLYKHAIIASACGTGNMQQGQHELDRIPQPPLGFMSGDDIFTNFRAFNISYADTGIFGIIAKTRSETATRSAYAVAEFLSNVGDLDFKQIQDGKKRLQLDLAIHEEDCVKVVEGFALQLANDVRIDSLQESLNMIDTISPDEVKATAMCLARSSNEMAVAVVGDLSVVPNDHEILKK; encoded by the exons ATGAAGACAATTATCCCAATActgtttaataatgtaaataagttATCGACGTGCAATTTAAACGGAGCAATCTGCTGGCCAAAGCCCAGCTACGGGCCCATGGAGACACATAGATCAGAACTGATGAATGGTATAAAGATCGTTGCGGCTAAAACATCGGGAGCTCTGATGGTGGCATGCACTATTATGTTCCAg GCTGGCTCTCGATATGAAAGTCCTGACTTCCTCGGTGCTACACACTTCCTGCGCGCCGCGTCTACAGGATCTGGTTGCTGTTACACAGCATTCTCAAAATTGCGAGTTCTACAACAGCGTGGAGCCTACTTAACTTGCTCGTCTGATCGTCAGTCTATTTCGTATACTTTACGCTCTCCACTGCCTTACTTTGGAGATCTGAAGTATTATCTTCTGGATACTGCTGCGAG ATGTTGTTATCATGATTGGGAAATATCAGACCGGAAGTCACTAGTAAGAGGCGATCTCGCTAGAATGAATCCAGAAGAACGCGTCATTGATTTGATACAAAAGGCATTTTGGGCTGGTCCTCTCGCCAATTCAATTTACTGCGAAGATGAAAGAATCGATGATATGTCTGgagagttattaaataaatatgtaaatacgtACTTTAAGTCCACCAACTGCTGTGTGGCCAGTGTTGGGATACCATTTGAAGAGACAATGATGTTAGCAGATAAGATCGATACTAGACGG GAAAGGCCAGTATTAAAACCTCACCCAAAGTCACGACCTCGTGCGGGTTTTGAGTATTATGACCTCGGTTCCGGAAGCGACACCTGGATAGCGGTTGCAGTACCAGGATGTGGGACTGACGATATCAC aaATCTCTATAAACACGCCATCATAGCGTCTGCTTGCGGAACCGGTAACATGCAGCAGGGTCAACACGAACTTGACAGGATACCTCAGCCGCCTCTGGGCTTTATGTCCGGGGATGACATATTCACAAACTTCAGAGCCTTCAACATTTCATATGCTGATACTGGAATATTtg GTATTATAGCTAAAACGAGATCAGAAACAGCAACGAGATCTGCTTACGCTGTAGCGGAATTCCTGTCAAATGTCGGTGATTTAGACTTCAAACAGATTCAAGATGGAAAAAAACGACTTC AACTGGATCTAGCTATTCACGAAGAAGATTGTGTAAAGGTAGTTGAAGGCTTTGCACTCCAGTTGGCTAATGATGTACGCATAGACAGCTTACAAGAGTCCCTAAATATGATCGATACTATCAGCCCTGACGAAGTGAAAGCTACGGCGATGTGTTTAGCGAGAAGTA gCAATGAAATGGCAGTTGCTGTAGTTGGTGATCTTAGTGTTGTTCCGAATGATCATGAAATactcaagaaataa